A single region of the Triticum dicoccoides isolate Atlit2015 ecotype Zavitan chromosome 2B, WEW_v2.0, whole genome shotgun sequence genome encodes:
- the LOC119364676 gene encoding glucose-6-phosphate 1-dehydrogenase, cytoplasmic isoform-like: MAGTDSSVSSRQSSFNSLAKDLELPLEQGCLTIVVLGASGDLAKKKTFPALYHLFEQGFLQSGEVHIVGYARTNLSDDGLRGRIRAYLKGASEEHVSEFLQLIKYVSGSYDSGEGFEKLNKEISDYEMSNNSGSSRRLFYLALPPSVYPSVCKMIRTYCMSPTSRTGWTRVIVEKPFGRDLDSAEELSSQLGELFEEDQLYRIDHYLGKELVQNLLVLRFANRLFLPLWNRDNVDNIQIVFREDFGTDGRGGYFDQYGIIRDIIQNHLLQVFCLVAMEKPVSLKPEHIRDEKVKVLQSVNPIKDEEVVLGQYQGYKDDPTVPDDSNTPTFASIVLRVHNERWEGVPFILKAGKALNSRKAEIRVQFKDVPGDIFKCKKQGRNEFVIRLQPSEAMYMKLTVKKPGLEMATEQSELDLSYGMRYQDVKIPEAYERLILDTIRGDQQHFVRRDELKAAWQIFTPLLHDIDAGKLKAVSYKPGSRGPKEADELSEKVGYMQTHGYIWIPPTLA; this comes from the exons ATGGCCGGAACTGACTCCTCGGTCTCATCGAGACAAAGCAGTTTCAACTCATTAGCAAAGGACCTAGAACTTCCTTTGGAGCAAGGGTGCCTCACCATCGTTGTACTTGGGGCTTCTGGAGACCTTGCCAAGAAGAAAACGTTCCCGGCACTCTACCACCTTTTTGAGCAG GGGTTCTTACAATCTGGTGAAGTGCATATAGTTGGGTATGCGAGAACAAATCTTTCTGATGATGGGTTGAGAGGGCGCATCCGTGC ATACCTTAAAGGAGCCTCAGAGGAACATGTTTCAGAATTCTTGCAATTG ATAAAATATGTCAGTGGTTCCTATGACAGTGGAGAAGGTTTTGAAAAACTGAACAAGGAAATATCAGATTATGAGATGTCAAACAACTCAGGAAGCTCCCGTAGGCTATTTTATTTGGCATTGCCTCCATCTGTCTACCCTTCAGTGTGCAAAATGATCCGAACATATTGCATGAGTCCAA CTTCTCGCACTGGATGGACTAGAGTAATTGTTGAGAAGCCCTTTGGAAGGGACCTGGACTCCGCAGAAGAATTAAGTTCCCAACTTGGGGAGCTATTCGAGGAAGATCAACTCTACAGGATTGACCACTACTTGGGAAAAGAGTTGGTCCAAAACTTG CTTGTGCTTCGTTTCGCGAACCGTTTGTTCTTACCACTTTGGAACCGTGACAATGTTGATAATATACAG ATTGTATTCAGGGAGGACTTCGGAACTGATGGGCGTGGAGGATATTTTGATCAATATGG AATCATCCGTGATATCATTCAGAACCATTTGTTGCAG GTTTTCTGTTTGGTTGCAATGGAAAAGCCTGTATCTCTTAAGCCTGAGCACATTAGAGATGAGAAAGTCAAG GTTCTGCAATCCGTGAACCCGATAAAGGACGAAGAGGTAGTCCTTGGACAATATCAGGGCTACAAGGATGACCCTACAGTGCCAGATGACTCTAATACCCCAACGTTTGCATCTATTGTACTTAGGGTACACAATGAAAGATGGGAAG GTGTCCCTTTCATTCTTAAAGCTGGTAAAGCATTGAACTCAAGAAAAGCAGAAATTCGTGTGCAGTTCAAGGATGTTCCCGGTGACATTTTTAAAT GTAAGAAGCAAGGAAGAAATGAGTTTGTCATACGCCTCCAGCCATCAGAAGCCATGTACATGAAACTAACT GTGAAGAAACCTGGATTGGAAATGGCTACTGAACAGAGTGAACTTGATCTGTCATATGGGATGCGTTACCAAGATGTCAAAATTCCAGAGGCATACGAACGCCTCATTTTGGATAC AATAAGAGGAGACCAGCAACACTTTGTGCGCCGAGATGAGCTGAAG GCTGCCTGGCAGATCTTCACTCCCTTGTTGCACGACATCGACGCCGGCAAGCTGAAGGCTGTTTCATACAAGCCTGGCAGCCGAGGCCCCAAGGAAGCTGATGAACTGAGTGAGAAGGTCGGGTACATGCAGACCCACGGTTACATCTGGATACCGCCCACCCTTGCATAG